The nucleotide window tactttttcaataagtttaataataatgtactaccagtataaaaaaaaattattatttaatcataaattattaatatgtgaCTTTTGAAGTGATTttgtaaaaagttaaaaaattatcatatataataatcttataattaaattagagtttaaatttattaattttatattgtcagtcatggttttttttcttttttaattttttgttcaattttatttaatgtgaaaTCTTTTGATTCAGAATCCTATATTCTCCATTTGGTAGGAGGGAAAGAAATACAACAAATAGAAATaggggaaaagaaaaatagataaataaaaataagtgagaaataaaataaattcaaaatagtttgttttaagagaaataaagaaaaaaatagatatgaaaCAATCTCAAATAACAAAGCAATTAATGAGATTTATGGATGACATGTTTTTACTTTTCAGGAAACAATGGAGATCAAGTCGAAAGAAGAAGCATGCAGAGTATGGATCCATTCAATGGTACGAGATGCAAGTGACCAATAGGTGTCAACTCGTAGGATAGTGTAgtgcaaaattaattatatgtatagtACATAAAAGTTGAagtacataaatttattttagcttctgaaaaatttaatgcattttaatttcttgtgagcatttattgaaaaattcatCCAAtcaagataataatttataatcgcaatagtaaattttttaaaggacTTCATTTTTCAGCCAAAGCTAATTGCTTCTTTAAGTAAAACtcttacaacaacaaaataaataaataaaaaacaacaacaacggaaattaaaattcatttagtATCAGTTTTCTTTCTTCCACAAAAACAACAAAGTAAGCAATTCTGTATTAAAGTGAAACAGCGTTAAAATTGTACATTTGATTTCATTAAGTTTTTGCTATGTACGAGTACGGAGTACCAAAAGTAAGACAAATAAAGACAATATGCATTTGACTgatattcaatttaaatttatgagctattataactttctgatattattttttattttatgaataaaaaaacttaattaattaaattaagtgcCACTTTAAATTAACGTCCCAAAAATAACTGCAGGTTTATCCGTTTATGTAAAAGAGGCAAAAGAAAGTAGTAATAGACATAAAAACCAATGaatcataattatttatgaaGGAAAAACACCCATCAATCATTACTGTCTTTTAGAATGAACAAAAAGTGTTTCATCCTTAAGATTCATGCACGATTTGATGACCAATAATTAACCAGCAGCACGCATATATAGTGATTCAATTATTACTCAATTCTATTTCTATGGGGGCGCAAAGCCCTCCCCGGCTCACATTAGTGTGGCCCATAGTAAAAACCGGACGAGGAACTAaggtgtttttttaataattaatgcaaaTTTGGATAAGCACAGCGAACAGTAAGGGGAACATGCTCATCAATGCTGACAACTACCATGCATCGCACAAAATGTGTATCACCCTCGTGTCCGTACGATCTTACTCAAGTCAACGGTCAAGGTTAAAGTACAAAAATCAAACGGTGAAGATCTAAGGTGTAGGGAAGTTAATTTGTAATGTCTTGGTAGATTCTATGATCCTATTTcttagttaattatattatagtAATGTGTTGGAGAATAGTGATCTTATAAGCTTGTCAGCATCGCAGTtacagagaaaaagagagagagagagagagagaaagtgtaATGGCAATGGCAACAATGGGAGAGAGTCCACGAAGCCCAGAAGCGAAGTTGGGGATGCGAGTGGAGGATCTTTGGGACGTTCAGGAGCCACAGTTGAGTCCCACTGAGAAGCTCAACGCTTGTTTTGAAAGCATCCCTGTCTCTGCTTTTCCTTTGGATCCTTCAAACACAGGTACTCATTCATAAAGCATCACctttattcacatattcatcttTGATCATCAAAACCACGCCAAGGGTGAttgaattacaaagaaaaaagtgattttgaTTCTGCCCAGATGAAAATTGACACAGTATTTGATGAAAGTTATCTGATAAATTGAGTAGTCTCACGAGATTGGTTTAGTGGTGAAGAGAggaggaaaagagaaaaaggttgCAAGTTTGAATCTTCTTccgctaacaaaaactaacaactaacatttgtcTATTCAAGAAAATACAAATTGAGTCATCTTATATAAGTTACGGTGTGTGTGTCCTTTATGGTTTGTTTCCTTTGGATTAGTTCTGAacgtgtaaatttttttattttgtgtttagaAATTGAGATTAAATCAGACGCGACCCTAGCAGATGCTGTTAAGATATTGGCGCGACACAACGTATTCAGCGCACCTGTGGTGGATGTTGAGGCGCCTGAAGATGCTAGTTGGATGGATAGATACATCGGAATTGTTGAGTTTGCTGGAATTGTTGTATGGATTTTGCATCAGGTTAGACATATATCATATGTGTTACATATCAATTCAATTTTCTCATACCAATTCCTTTCACAGCCcttaaacaaacaaattttgatttccttaactaataattaacaactaatattagtccataaaaaaataaataaggatgGGGAGGAGCACACATGAATCTGATACTTTTTATCACTGTTTGTATTTTTCgatttatttaattcaaaatatgcCGCGAATTGAATCTAGTACTACAATTATATCTGCTATGAATGTACAATTGGTGCGTGatcagtgttttttttttacctcctCTGAGGTCATGGATGATtgcatttatacttttttattgaaaaattacatCTACCTTCCTTATATCTCTATTGTATTTTCAAGGGTACCATGTGTCTGGtttgtgaataaaaataagatgtgtagttttttaaaaatcatgagtGTCAacgtgtaaaaataataatacataaaataagaaaagtagatttaatttttaaatcaagaagAGAATAAGTGTAATTAATGCTAAACTTAAGGGATGTTAGTGTAATTATCTCTTAAAAATGATATGATATACCTGATGCTGGTGGTTGAAGTCATTTTCTTTGATGTCTTAATTTTCACACTAAACCAATGTCACGATATTCTTGACAGTCTGAACCTACATCTCCTAGGTGTCCATCCACTCCATCCAGTGCAAGGGCTATTGCAGCTGCAGCTAATGGAGCGGCTTTTGCTCTAGAACTTGAAGCCTTAGGCCTCGGATCTGCTGCAACAACTGCAGGAAACTTTTTTGAGGATCTCACTTCTTCTGAACTTTATAAGAATACCAAGGTTATATATCTGCCTTTGCAATGTCAACCTAgaagagtttttcttttaaatgccTCTTGTTCTAGctatttacttattttgattaatctcatttatttatttaattatgagtTTAATGGTTATGCATTGTCATGGTAAAAACTTTTACATTGTCAATCAATCAAAAATCATCGTTGGTATGACTTTTGAGATCGTTagtcaacaaatttatcatatacgTTGATTTGTGATTAGATCATTATGGAAAATCATTTCACACCATCAGTGCATAACAAATTTTCTCTATAATTATTTCACTagctaacttttttttaaagagaacaTTAGCTAACATTTTAGCAAACAGGTTCGTGATATTTCAGGGACATTCCGCTGGGCGCCGTTTCTTGCTTTAGAGAGATCAAACTCATTTCTAACCATGCTCTTGCTGCTTTCTAAGTACAAGATGAAGAGTGTTCCTGTGTTGGATTTAGGCTCTGGTACAATTGATAACATTATTACACAATCTGCTGTGATTCATATGCTGGCAGAATGCGCTGGACTTCAGTGGTTCGAAAGTTGGGGAACCAAGAAGCTATCTGAAGTTGGTCTTCCCCTGGTGACAGGAAATCAAATCATCAAGGTATGATCCTGTCTTAAGTAGGAGTTTGGCATCAACTGATTGGAACTGGCATATATTAGCATCAAAATTAGTTAAGCCAAATTATATCACAATACACCTTCCACAATTTAAAATAGGACCGGTATAATGCTATACTCTActgtaaaaaattatcatatggtGCATTATAAAATAATCCTTCTTACAGTATGCTATGCCTATAGTAACTATAATCCATTAATCCACTAACCCTCACAAACACATCCTTGCCTGCATGTACTGCATAGGCATAGTTTAATGCCTTTCTTGAACTACACTTAAGATGGTATACTTTACGCTCTCCACGGCATTGAACCATGTCAGGTGTGAATTTTCCATAATTTTACTGCATTTGGAGTTAAACCTATCCTACAAATCTTAAATTTGTATACATAATGACAAATACTCTGAACTTGGAAAAGTAAATTACTTCGTTTTTCCTTTACAAGTAAGCTTGTTGATCTTGATGAACTTCATAGTGGGCAATTTCTTTGTTTTCAGGTTTATGAGGATGAACCAGTCCTCCAAGCATTTAAAGTAATGAGGAAAAAGAGGGTTGGAGGGGTGCCTGTAATCGAAAGAGAGACCAAAAAGGCAGTTGGTAATATAAGTTTGCGAGACGTTCAATTCTTGCTAACTGCACCAGAAATCTATCATGATTATAGGTAAGTCATCACATTGAATCTGACAGAATGAGCTTGTTTAGACTGCATTGCCCATATCTTCTTTGTTTTGTTCTATCTATCTGTTTCATTTCTTGCATACTCATTGGATATTCACACTAAAACAGAGGTATTACAGTAAAGAACTTCCTGACTGAGGTTAGAAGCTACTTGgagaagaataaaaatgcaTCCCCAATGTTAAGTGAATATGTCACATGCAAAAAGGACTGCACAATCAAAGAATTGATTCAGCTGCTTGATCAAGAGAAGATTCATAGAGTCTATGTAGTGGAGGATGATGGGGATCTGCAAGGACTAATCACACTAAGAGATATCATCTCAAGGCTAGTACACGAaccgcgtggctattttggtgaTTTCTTTGATGGCGTTCTACCGCTGCCTGCAAACACCAGAGTTTAACAGGCAAGGTTACAAGGGAGAATAACCTGCTGGTgcagctttttcttttttgtttttgaaatatttttttcaagtaaaaagggaaaaaaaatacaaatagatCTATGTGCTTCTCTTCAGGGTTGAAGACGAGTGGTTGGATCTTTATATAACGTGTAGGCAGTTTGCAAGTTAATTGCATCACTTTTATTAAGTGTTAGAGTGAGATTTGTGTGTACTGTAAATTCTGGTGTAAGTGTAAGTAACCATAAGTTTTGTTAACTTTTGAAAtgcattttcttttcccttCACTATGTGTTTCCCTTGCTACGATTTAGAATAATATTTGGCAAATTATATCACCTCACATCTTATTAAGATGACAGGGTGCTTAAACAGAAAACCAAAGCGAGGTCATTGGCCTAGGAGCTTATAGAACCGCAGTTATTGGTGACCTAGAAAATGAACATTTTGTAACCAATCATAACGAaacaaactcatttttcttGAGGGTTGGATTTGGAGCGTCTGTGACTTATGTTTCGTATAATGTATTCCAAGCAGTTGAGACTCCTTGTTTAGCATCCGTCGTGCGCGATGT belongs to Glycine soja cultivar W05 chromosome 5, ASM419377v2, whole genome shotgun sequence and includes:
- the LOC114412054 gene encoding SNF1-related protein kinase regulatory subunit gamma-1-like isoform X1 codes for the protein MAMATMGESPRSPEAKLGMRVEDLWDVQEPQLSPTEKLNACFESIPVSAFPLDPSNTEIEIKSDATLADAVKILARHNVFSAPVVDVEAPEDASWMDRYIGIVEFAGIVVWILHQSEPTSPRCPSTPSSARAIAAAANGAAFALELEALGLGSAATTAGNFFEDLTSSELYKNTKVRDISGTFRWAPFLALERSNSFLTMLLLLSKYKMKSVPVLDLGSGTIDNIITQSAVIHMLAECAGLQWFESWGTKKLSEVGLPLVTGNQIIKVYEDEPVLQAFKVMRKKRVGGVPVIERETKKAVGNISLRDVQFLLTAPEIYHDYRGITVKNFLTEVRSYLEKNKNASPMLSEYVTCKKDCTIKELIQLLDQEKIHRVYVVEDDGDLQGLITLRDIISRLVHEPRGYFGDFFDGVLPLPANTRV
- the LOC114412054 gene encoding SNF1-related protein kinase regulatory subunit gamma-1-like isoform X2, with translation MLLRYWRDTTYSAHLWWMLRRLKMLVGWIDTSELLSLLELLYGFCIRCPSTPSSARAIAAAANGAAFALELEALGLGSAATTAGNFFEDLTSSELYKNTKVRDISGTFRWAPFLALERSNSFLTMLLLLSKYKMKSVPVLDLGSGTIDNIITQSAVIHMLAECAGLQWFESWGTKKLSEVGLPLVTGNQIIKVYEDEPVLQAFKVMRKKRVGGVPVIERETKKAVGNISLRDVQFLLTAPEIYHDYRGITVKNFLTEVRSYLEKNKNASPMLSEYVTCKKDCTIKELIQLLDQEKIHRVYVVEDDGDLQGLITLRDIISRLVHEPRGYFGDFFDGVLPLPANTRV